In Cupriavidus basilensis, one genomic interval encodes:
- a CDS encoding ATP-binding protein, translating to MHPWHPAPRTVADTGIDVTLLVGLLMKAAYLHRSAMLAQLADTLKLPAMVTHEIASIAVQERMLEVARRGTSDLDVRFRLTDAGYARAAELVARSSYVGAAPVTLDAYLAAVQRHSVRQASVSRDDMTAAFGDLVIPSHLLDEVGMAVNTGRALMLYGPAGSGKTYLAQRLGKLLPGAVPVPHAITVAGEIIQVFDPLVHVPFDTADAALQQRSTDRRWTICHRPAVLSGGELTLSMLDLRYDAMSGFYQAPPHMKANNGIYIVDDLGRQLVGVSELLNRWIVPLDRGVDMFSLQTGVRFTVPFDVWPVFSTNLDPQQLGDEAFLRRLGSKLFIGPLSSDDYREVYLRATSDVGLESTEAAFDFLLEGLHFPSRTPLLACIPRDLLVLVASSVLYHRGPPQVTQDALRGAWKCYFGAQAVPESTRPCGMGIAWQAAPQAAS from the coding sequence ATGCATCCGTGGCATCCCGCGCCGAGGACGGTCGCCGACACCGGCATCGACGTCACACTGTTGGTGGGACTATTGATGAAGGCGGCCTACCTGCATCGCAGCGCCATGCTCGCCCAGTTGGCCGACACCCTCAAGTTGCCCGCCATGGTGACCCACGAGATCGCCAGCATCGCGGTGCAAGAGCGCATGCTAGAGGTGGCGCGCCGCGGCACAAGCGACCTTGACGTACGCTTCCGCCTGACCGATGCGGGGTATGCCAGGGCCGCCGAACTGGTTGCGCGCAGCAGCTATGTCGGCGCAGCGCCGGTCACCCTCGACGCGTATCTCGCTGCCGTCCAGCGTCACTCCGTGCGCCAGGCATCGGTATCAAGGGACGATATGACTGCGGCCTTCGGCGACCTGGTCATCCCTTCTCACCTGCTCGACGAGGTGGGCATGGCAGTCAATACCGGCCGGGCGCTGATGCTGTATGGCCCCGCCGGCAGCGGCAAGACTTACCTGGCACAGCGCCTTGGCAAGCTCCTGCCAGGTGCCGTGCCGGTACCGCACGCGATTACCGTCGCCGGCGAGATCATCCAGGTCTTTGACCCGCTCGTGCATGTCCCTTTCGATACCGCCGACGCAGCGCTGCAGCAGCGCTCGACCGATCGCCGCTGGACCATCTGCCACCGCCCCGCCGTATTGTCGGGGGGCGAGTTGACGCTGTCCATGCTGGACCTGCGCTACGACGCCATGTCGGGCTTCTACCAGGCGCCACCGCATATGAAAGCCAACAATGGCATCTACATCGTCGATGACCTTGGGCGCCAACTGGTAGGCGTGAGCGAGTTGCTCAACCGCTGGATTGTGCCCCTGGACCGCGGCGTCGACATGTTCTCGCTGCAGACCGGCGTGCGATTCACGGTGCCGTTCGATGTGTGGCCGGTGTTCTCGACGAACCTGGATCCCCAGCAGCTGGGCGACGAGGCATTCCTGCGGCGGCTCGGCAGCAAGCTCTTCATCGGCCCCTTGTCGAGCGATGACTACCGCGAGGTGTACCTGCGCGCCACCAGCGACGTCGGACTGGAAAGTACCGAAGCGGCATTCGACTTCCTGTTGGAGGGACTGCACTTCCCCAGCAGGACACCGCTCCTGGCCTGCATTCCACGTGACCTGCTTGTGCTGGTGGCGTCCAGCGTGCTCTACCACCGCGGTCCGCCGCAGGTGACGCAGGACGCGCTGCGCGGCGCCTGGAAGTGCTATTTCGGTGCGCAGGCAGTACCCGAATCCACGCGTCCCTGCGGCATGGGGATCGCATGGCAGGCCGCGCCTCAGGCCGCCAGTTGA
- a CDS encoding A24 family peptidase, giving the protein MLAQSALPQCVGPLVIVLVLTAAAIDAQQRRIPNWLTFGAWLLALPVQIIMHGWSAGALTWASGWLTGFALFLPLYLLRGMAAGDVKLMAAVGAWLGAPMAFEIALATFVAGGVWALSLTLWRGSLGQLRHNLALMLTSLGRIRPALTQDSSASNESSWSVGSLPYGVAIAAGTISVLFASV; this is encoded by the coding sequence ATGCTAGCCCAGTCCGCCTTACCGCAATGCGTCGGTCCATTGGTGATCGTGCTGGTCCTGACCGCAGCAGCCATCGATGCCCAGCAACGTCGCATTCCCAACTGGCTGACCTTCGGGGCGTGGCTGCTCGCGCTGCCTGTGCAGATCATCATGCACGGCTGGAGCGCCGGAGCTCTGACCTGGGCAAGTGGCTGGCTCACCGGGTTCGCCCTGTTCCTGCCCCTCTACCTTCTGCGCGGCATGGCAGCCGGCGATGTCAAATTGATGGCCGCGGTGGGTGCCTGGCTGGGCGCGCCGATGGCGTTCGAGATTGCGCTGGCTACCTTCGTGGCCGGTGGGGTGTGGGCGCTGTCACTGACGTTGTGGCGTGGCAGCCTTGGTCAGTTGCGCCACAACCTTGCCTTGATGCTGACGTCGCTCGGTCGGATCAGGCCTGCGCTCACCCAGGACAGCAGTGCCAGCAACGAATCGTCATGGTCGGTCGGGTCGCTGCCCTACGGCGTGGCCATTGCCGCGGGCACGATCAGCGTGCTGTTCGCCTCCGTGTAA
- a CDS encoding Flp family type IVb pilin, producing MAHGGKGGFTTRAILPNPTIHDDTADTMPKLRQMLRELHRDQSGVTSIEYALLGLLIAVAILFSVTSVGTSVFDLYQKIASAVTA from the coding sequence ATGGCACACGGTGGAAAGGGGGGCTTCACGACACGAGCCATCCTGCCCAATCCAACGATCCACGACGACACGGCGGACACCATGCCAAAGCTAAGACAAATGCTCAGGGAACTACATCGTGATCAATCCGGGGTGACTTCCATCGAGTACGCGTTGCTGGGTCTCCTGATCGCCGTCGCCATACTCTTCTCGGTCACGTCGGTTGGCACCAGCGTGTTTGACCTTTACCAGAAGATCGCTTCCGCAGTCACCGCTTGA
- a CDS encoding Flp family type IVb pilin encodes MNTLINNIKRFANDEDGVTAIEYGLIAALIAVVIIGAVTIVGTQLATTFNKIGTSLTSANG; translated from the coding sequence ATGAATACCCTGATCAACAACATCAAGCGCTTCGCCAACGATGAAGATGGCGTCACCGCCATTGAGTACGGCCTGATCGCAGCACTGATCGCCGTCGTGATCATTGGTGCGGTCACGATCGTCGGCACGCAGCTCGCGACCACCTTCAACAAGATTGGCACTTCGCTCACGTCGGCTAACGGCTAA
- a CDS encoding glycosyltransferase family 87 protein produces the protein MRGHEQERIVRARTREGKESPQSGALGLDRVRFYSIVVLVFFGLFVVAWGWASNGFMSGRAARPGVDFSVFWSASYLALQGAAQDAYVFESLAPVMAAFGSQASGGDFFMPWLYPPTFLLAVLPLALLPFPVSYFLFSAGTAYLYVTSLLRLLGSATSWRSGNWLPIVAFPGVLLTLLLGQNSMLTASLAALSMCWLQRRPVLAGICIGLLCIKPQLGLLFPIALIAARAWRALAAAALTALALLGASLVAFGWETIPAFLGAAELARVQLIEHSPQGWLISPTAFAAVRLSGGSIAQAYLAQGLVALFSICGLLHVWLRQTPTGLRVAMLATATMLTTPYLHGYELTWMGLAIVGMVSDCLRRGWLRGEQQLLVAVWLLPLYELLNPFMKLPQIGPVILILVAGAILRRAGIQVAWSVTCA, from the coding sequence TTGCGAGGACATGAACAGGAGCGAATTGTGAGGGCCAGAACGCGCGAAGGCAAGGAATCCCCGCAGTCCGGCGCGCTCGGCCTCGACCGGGTTCGCTTCTACAGCATTGTCGTGCTGGTGTTCTTCGGTCTATTTGTCGTCGCTTGGGGATGGGCCAGCAACGGCTTCATGAGCGGCCGTGCGGCGCGTCCCGGGGTGGATTTTTCCGTATTCTGGAGCGCTTCCTATCTAGCGCTGCAAGGGGCTGCGCAGGATGCCTATGTGTTTGAGTCGCTGGCCCCGGTAATGGCGGCGTTCGGCTCGCAGGCCTCAGGCGGCGATTTCTTTATGCCCTGGCTCTATCCGCCGACATTCCTGCTGGCTGTGCTGCCATTGGCGCTGCTGCCGTTCCCGGTCAGTTATTTCCTCTTCTCAGCCGGCACGGCGTATCTCTATGTAACGTCCCTGCTAAGGTTGCTTGGTTCCGCAACGAGCTGGAGGTCTGGGAATTGGCTGCCGATCGTCGCGTTTCCTGGGGTTTTGCTGACCCTCTTGCTGGGGCAGAATTCCATGCTGACAGCCAGCTTAGCGGCACTCTCGATGTGCTGGCTGCAGCGGCGCCCGGTGCTCGCCGGCATTTGTATTGGCCTGCTCTGTATCAAGCCGCAGCTCGGCCTCTTGTTTCCCATTGCCTTGATCGCGGCACGGGCGTGGAGGGCCCTCGCCGCCGCGGCCCTGACCGCACTCGCGTTGCTTGGCGCCAGCCTGGTGGCGTTTGGCTGGGAGACCATCCCGGCCTTTCTTGGCGCTGCCGAACTGGCGCGGGTGCAGCTGATCGAGCATAGCCCGCAGGGGTGGCTCATTTCGCCAACAGCGTTTGCGGCGGTGCGCCTGTCCGGCGGCAGCATCGCCCAGGCTTATCTGGCCCAGGGCCTGGTTGCCTTGTTTTCGATCTGTGGCCTGCTCCATGTCTGGTTGCGGCAGACTCCCACAGGGCTTCGCGTCGCCATGCTCGCCACGGCCACCATGCTGACGACCCCATATCTTCATGGCTATGAGCTGACCTGGATGGGGCTTGCCATCGTCGGCATGGTGAGCGACTGCCTTAGGCGAGGATGGCTGCGCGGCGAGCAGCAATTGCTGGTAGCCGTGTGGCTCTTGCCCTTGTATGAACTTCTCAATCCCTTCATGAAGCTCCCGCAGATCGGTCCCGTGATCCTGATCCTGGTGGCCGGCGCAATCCTGCGGCGGGCGGGCATCCAGGTGGCGTGGAGCGTGACATGCGCATGA
- a CDS encoding glycosyltransferase family 87 protein — translation MRMMRAAAAAAVDGDQVPDEHWLNPERVRLYSAVALVAYVLFFSIWIWRACLSRQGDASLFGGDFVAFWSAAQLALNGNPTGAYDDATLRLVEIAAMPALASAGGTLPWLYPPSFLLLVCPLALLSFGAAYGAFIGMTGALYLWAGSRIASWRGAWLPGMAFPGIAVVCATGQNALLTAGLAALSLTMVRRHPVAAGLVMGILTIKPHLALLFPLALVCARAWKALAAMVASSAALLALSALVFGTETFFSFLANADMARLAVEGGEAKLVRMPTVFALMRLLGGNLALSYGIHAMVAALAAGVVIYAWCRPASFPLRASALMAATLMLSPYLYDYDLAFLGFVILWLTGYAIERGWMRWEKELLLVLWLTPLLGLLVVQAIGFQFMPLAILATLFHVVRRIRTERVQNPEPCHNNETRVGEVGHD, via the coding sequence ATGCGCATGATGAGAGCCGCTGCCGCTGCCGCAGTCGATGGCGACCAGGTGCCGGACGAGCACTGGCTGAACCCCGAGCGGGTGCGCCTGTACTCAGCCGTGGCGCTCGTCGCCTACGTTCTCTTCTTCTCGATCTGGATCTGGCGTGCCTGTCTGTCGAGGCAAGGTGATGCGAGCCTGTTCGGTGGCGACTTTGTCGCGTTCTGGAGCGCTGCCCAGCTTGCCCTGAACGGAAACCCGACGGGTGCCTACGATGATGCCACCTTGCGGCTGGTCGAGATCGCCGCGATGCCGGCCCTTGCCTCCGCCGGGGGCACGCTTCCGTGGCTATATCCGCCTAGCTTCCTGCTGCTGGTCTGTCCGTTGGCGCTGCTTTCATTCGGCGCAGCGTACGGGGCTTTTATCGGGATGACCGGTGCGCTCTACCTGTGGGCGGGGAGCCGCATTGCTTCCTGGCGCGGCGCATGGCTGCCAGGCATGGCCTTCCCCGGTATCGCCGTGGTGTGCGCGACGGGGCAGAATGCCCTGCTCACTGCCGGTCTGGCCGCGCTCTCGCTGACGATGGTGCGGCGTCACCCGGTTGCTGCCGGGCTGGTGATGGGAATCCTGACCATCAAGCCGCACCTGGCGTTGCTGTTCCCGCTTGCACTGGTTTGTGCCCGGGCCTGGAAGGCGCTGGCAGCCATGGTGGCTTCTTCAGCCGCGCTGCTGGCTTTGAGCGCTTTGGTGTTCGGCACGGAGACCTTTTTCTCATTCCTCGCCAATGCGGATATGGCACGCCTCGCGGTGGAGGGCGGCGAGGCAAAGCTCGTCCGGATGCCGACAGTGTTTGCCTTGATGAGATTGCTGGGCGGCAATCTTGCGCTCTCCTATGGCATCCATGCCATGGTGGCGGCCCTTGCCGCCGGCGTCGTGATCTATGCGTGGTGCAGGCCGGCCAGTTTCCCGCTGCGGGCGAGCGCTTTGATGGCGGCCACGCTGATGCTCAGTCCTTATCTCTACGACTACGACCTCGCATTTCTCGGTTTCGTGATTCTCTGGCTTACCGGTTATGCCATTGAGCGCGGATGGATGCGCTGGGAGAAGGAGTTGCTACTCGTCCTTTGGCTCACGCCACTGCTCGGGTTGCTTGTTGTCCAGGCGATCGGATTCCAGTTCATGCCGCTTGCGATCCTGGCAACGTTGTTTCATGTAGTCCGTCGAATCCGCACGGAGCGAGTTCAGAACCCGGAGCCGTGCCACAACAATGAAACGCGGGTGGGGGAGGTGGGTCATGATTGA
- a CDS encoding glycosyltransferase family 2 protein: MIDQYDSKQISLVVPFFNERDAIPGFFKSVVPVLESIEAATFEIVCVNDGSNDGTLERLLEISRRDARVRVIDLTRNFGKEAALTAGIDEALGDAVIPIDADLQDPPSLIPVLVARWREGAEVVLAQRASRSCDSFLKRTAALAYYRVHNYLSELKLPENVGDFRLMDRVVVNALKQLPERRRFMKGLFAWVGYRTVIVPYEREARNAGHSKFSGWRLWNLALEGITSFSTLPLRVWTYLGFLIASIAFWYGIFIIARTIVLGVEVPGYASLLSVLLFFGGVQLIGIGVVGEYVGRIYYEAKGRPIYLVRRRYQERRQTGQLAAGKRVVNLASVRRVSQER; the protein is encoded by the coding sequence ATGATTGATCAATACGATAGCAAACAGATCTCTCTGGTAGTGCCATTTTTCAATGAGCGCGATGCTATTCCAGGGTTCTTCAAATCCGTTGTGCCAGTACTCGAATCGATCGAGGCGGCCACGTTCGAGATCGTCTGCGTTAATGATGGCAGCAACGACGGCACGCTGGAAAGGCTGCTTGAGATCTCGCGGCGGGACGCTCGCGTGCGGGTGATCGACCTGACGCGGAATTTTGGCAAGGAAGCCGCGCTTACCGCGGGGATCGATGAGGCGCTTGGCGATGCGGTCATCCCGATCGATGCGGACCTGCAGGATCCGCCAAGCCTGATTCCCGTCCTGGTTGCGCGCTGGCGGGAGGGGGCCGAGGTCGTCCTCGCACAACGCGCGAGCCGCTCGTGCGATTCGTTTCTCAAGCGCACGGCGGCGCTGGCCTACTACCGGGTGCATAACTATCTGTCGGAACTGAAGCTGCCGGAGAACGTCGGCGATTTCCGGCTGATGGACCGCGTGGTCGTCAATGCGCTCAAGCAGTTGCCGGAGCGCAGGAGATTCATGAAAGGCTTGTTCGCCTGGGTGGGCTATCGGACCGTGATTGTGCCCTACGAGCGTGAGGCGCGTAACGCCGGGCATTCCAAGTTTTCCGGCTGGCGTTTGTGGAATCTCGCCCTGGAGGGCATTACCAGCTTCAGCACGCTGCCGTTGCGCGTATGGACGTATCTGGGGTTCCTGATCGCCTCCATCGCTTTCTGGTACGGCATCTTTATTATTGCGCGCACGATTGTGCTTGGCGTGGAGGTGCCCGGCTATGCCTCCTTGCTTTCGGTGCTGCTGTTCTTTGGCGGAGTTCAGCTCATCGGCATCGGTGTGGTAGGGGAGTATGTCGGCCGCATCTACTACGAAGCCAAGGGGCGGCCCATCTACCTGGTGCGCCGTCGCTATCAGGAACGGCGCCAGACGGGGCAGCTTGCCGCCGGCAAGCGGGTGGTCAACCTGGCCAGCGTGCGGCGAGTATCCCAGGAGCGGTGA
- a CDS encoding GtrA family protein, with protein sequence MRFALSGVAATLLHVTTASTLIAWGSASPMLANGVAFIMATGCSYLLNTLWSFSSRLRRKNLARFLVVSALALILTVLISWAVQATGGSYWIGLLVIVMVVTPFSFLMHKIWTYR encoded by the coding sequence ATGCGCTTCGCCTTGTCAGGTGTCGCAGCGACCCTGCTGCATGTGACAACGGCCTCGACACTCATCGCCTGGGGCTCGGCGTCACCCATGCTGGCCAACGGTGTTGCCTTCATCATGGCAACGGGCTGCTCCTACCTGCTCAATACACTGTGGAGCTTCTCGAGCCGGCTGCGCCGCAAGAACCTCGCGCGCTTTCTTGTTGTATCCGCGCTCGCGCTGATCCTCACGGTGCTCATCTCCTGGGCCGTCCAGGCAACGGGGGGCAGCTACTGGATCGGTTTGCTGGTGATCGTCATGGTGGTGACGCCCTTCAGCTTCCTGATGCATAAGATCTGGACCTACCGATAA
- a CDS encoding class I SAM-dependent methyltransferase, with amino-acid sequence MSPNAYLEMAQTEAAHWWFRGRRDIVAAMIKRLRLPADASILEVGAGTGGNLAMLSRFGKVSAVEMDATARQIAEQKTAGQFDIRGGRWPDDIPFSAQGFDLICFLDCLEHIAEDTASLVSARRILKPGGAVLITVPAYQWLWSQHDEFLHHQRRYSRQALRATVSAAGLELERISHFNALLCPFAIAARLKDRLSGSLASTGSAVPAAPLNALLHRIFSAERHWLSMSPLPFGISLLAVARLP; translated from the coding sequence ATGTCGCCCAATGCCTATCTTGAAATGGCGCAAACCGAAGCCGCTCACTGGTGGTTCCGCGGCCGCCGGGATATCGTCGCAGCCATGATCAAGCGCCTGCGCTTGCCGGCCGACGCGTCCATCCTCGAAGTGGGGGCCGGCACGGGCGGCAATCTCGCCATGCTTTCCCGCTTTGGCAAGGTGAGCGCCGTCGAAATGGATGCCACCGCGCGGCAAATCGCCGAACAGAAGACGGCGGGCCAATTCGATATCCGCGGCGGCAGGTGGCCCGACGATATCCCATTTTCCGCGCAGGGCTTCGACCTCATCTGCTTTCTGGACTGCCTTGAGCATATCGCCGAGGATACGGCCTCGCTTGTGAGCGCACGACGCATTCTGAAGCCAGGCGGCGCGGTGCTGATCACCGTGCCAGCCTATCAGTGGCTCTGGAGCCAGCACGACGAATTCCTGCACCACCAGCGGCGTTACAGCCGGCAGGCGTTGCGCGCAACCGTCAGCGCCGCGGGCCTGGAACTCGAGCGGATATCGCACTTCAACGCGCTGCTGTGCCCGTTTGCCATTGCCGCACGCCTCAAGGACCGGCTCAGCGGCAGCCTTGCCTCGACGGGCAGCGCGGTGCCCGCAGCACCGCTCAATGCCCTGCTGCACCGGATATTCTCCGCGGAACGGCATTGGCTCTCGATGTCACCTCTGCCCTTCGGCATCTCCCTGCTGGCTGTTGCCCGGCTGCCGTGA
- a CDS encoding sigma-54 dependent transcriptional regulator — MTAYVNRPLLYLSQHHDAMRCRFLAQQGWKLIFASNQRELDALAQDTQPISGLLDIHSGFSDAELESFEPWLAQPNMSWVATVTSKEALSDSARRLLGLHFVDYYRDPCDMSALAHSLGHAVGMVQLRLEASHPPIPASGLDGMIGNCAAMQSLFRGVEKVSRWDTPVLIAGESGTGKELAAQAIHRASRRAGQPFVAVNCAAIPPTLLMSELFGYERGAFTGALKRKPGRIEMAHGGTLFLDEIGDMPLESQASLLRFLETGRIERLGSTESITVDARIVSATHVDLDAAVAAERFRGDLYHRLCVLRVKQPPLREREGDITLLAEHILNNIRSHSPDHIKGFSPAALRALSAHDWPGNVRELINRIRHAAAMCENGVITPCDLDLQPPPETRPQTLAEVREAAELNAVKEALQRHHERLIDVAAELGISRVTLFRMMREHRLQVRKGGLGMVCLQG; from the coding sequence ATGACCGCGTACGTCAATCGTCCGCTGCTGTATCTGTCGCAGCATCACGACGCCATGCGTTGCAGGTTCCTGGCGCAACAAGGCTGGAAGCTGATCTTCGCGTCAAACCAGCGAGAGCTCGACGCACTCGCCCAGGACACGCAGCCCATCAGCGGGCTCCTCGATATACACAGTGGATTCAGTGACGCCGAACTCGAGTCGTTCGAGCCTTGGCTCGCTCAGCCGAACATGAGTTGGGTCGCCACTGTCACGAGCAAGGAAGCGCTCTCGGATTCAGCGCGCCGTTTGCTCGGGCTGCACTTCGTCGACTACTACAGAGATCCTTGCGATATGTCGGCGCTGGCCCATTCCCTGGGCCACGCGGTCGGCATGGTGCAGCTGCGCCTGGAGGCCTCGCATCCACCGATCCCGGCGAGCGGCCTCGACGGCATGATCGGCAATTGCGCTGCCATGCAAAGCCTGTTTCGCGGCGTAGAGAAAGTCTCCAGATGGGATACGCCGGTACTCATCGCCGGCGAATCGGGCACGGGCAAGGAGCTAGCCGCCCAGGCGATCCACCGCGCCTCCCGGCGCGCCGGGCAGCCTTTCGTGGCAGTCAACTGCGCGGCAATCCCCCCCACCCTGCTCATGTCGGAACTGTTCGGCTACGAGCGCGGCGCCTTCACCGGAGCCCTCAAGCGCAAGCCCGGGCGCATCGAGATGGCACACGGAGGCACCCTCTTCCTCGACGAGATCGGGGATATGCCGCTCGAAAGCCAGGCCAGCCTGCTGCGCTTTCTGGAAACCGGCCGCATAGAAAGGCTGGGCAGCACCGAGTCGATCACGGTCGATGCGCGCATTGTGTCTGCTACGCACGTCGATCTCGACGCGGCAGTTGCGGCAGAACGCTTCCGCGGCGACCTCTATCACCGCCTGTGCGTGCTGCGCGTGAAGCAGCCGCCGTTGCGCGAACGGGAAGGCGATATCACGCTGCTGGCCGAGCATATCCTGAACAATATCCGCTCGCATTCCCCGGATCATATCAAGGGCTTCTCGCCAGCGGCGCTGCGCGCCCTCAGTGCGCATGACTGGCCCGGAAACGTCCGCGAGCTGATCAACCGTATCCGGCATGCGGCAGCCATGTGCGAGAACGGCGTCATCACACCGTGCGACCTGGACCTGCAACCACCTCCCGAGACCCGCCCCCAGACACTGGCGGAAGTGCGCGAGGCGGCGGAGCTGAATGCCGTCAAGGAGGCCTTGCAGCGGCACCACGAGCGGCTTATCGACGTGGCCGCCGAACTAGGGATCTCGCGAGTCACACTGTTCCGGATGATGCGCGAGCACAGGCTTCAGGTGAGAAAGGGCGGGTTGGGCATGGTTTGCCTGCAAGGCTAG